CGCAATTATGTTAATTGTGTAAATATTAGTACAACATCATGGCTTCATCAAACTGAATACCATTCCTtcaattctcaatttatgtgataAAGATGCTTGATTATGCACTGTGTTTAATAATGAAAGAAAGTCTTTTGAAAATTATgatctaaaataaataataaatatgtaTGGCTATAAGCTAAGTCATCTTCTTTAAAGTTTAATATTAACTAAATATAAAGAgatgttatttttcttttgagaCTGTCCAAAAAAAAAAGTATCACATAAATTGAACAGAAAAAGTATTACTGCTGCTTGCATTTGTTTTACTCCCTATGTCTCATTTTATGTGTTATAGTTCGAATTTTAGAGTCAAGCTTTTTAATTTTGCACGTAAATTTGGATATGAAgcatcaaaaattttaaaataaaatttgcgTGTTTGATAAAACTATGTAAAAAATACTATAAGttacaaataatttaaaatatttaaaagtcgAAAGAAAAGTTTTTTTGAGTATTGATTAGGAGGGAGGGAGGAGTAATTAGTTGCATATATGTCACGAAGGAGTATTTTGTAGACCAAATCCACTTGACCCAAGTCAGTCATTTACTTTAAACGTCAGTCGTTTTCCTGCCATATTCCTTAAATCATCTTTCCCAAAAGTTTCCCttataatttattcatttttactttttcctttcttcattcatattcacttttacttgtcaaatattttataaataaattttaaattttacttgtcacttttaaCATTTCAAGAGAagataatttcttttttcttgttataACCACAGTATTAATTACtcacttcaaattattttttaaattttattaaaaatatgcatcaattaatatgaatATCATAGTAAATTATGTACTTTATGTATTATTTCTTAGAGAATGTGCAAAACGCATAGTgtacaagtaaaagtgaacggaggggtAGTTTCTTGTGCTTCCCGCACCCTCCCTTGATTGGTCAAAAAAACTGAATCTTAATTTTGCAATTAACAACTCGTAGCAATATATAATGATCAAGTGGATTTTAATTACCAACTGATTTACAATGGTAAAAGTTTTTGGCATGATTAGAAACTTAATTACATGTCTCTAATAATGGTGAAGATTTACGCTATATATCTTTCACTTAGTTGTATGACTCACTCGACTTACATTTAAATTCACAACGGCGTTATTGAATTTGAACCGATCGAACAGTCAAAGTTAATATTGATTTCTTTTATTTGTCATGTGAAATGAATTGCACTTAATTAATTTTGAGCCTGCTCCAAATAATTAGGATACAGGCATGGTTAACGTTTCATCGTGGAAAGCAATATGAATATCTAAACTTGAATTTTCAACCAAGTGATGCTGATTCTACGTTTCACGTTTGTGTGTGATATATATAATATGAATACTTTATAGGGGGACTGAATTAATTATAAAGTATGAATGCTTTTAAAATATATGCGCCAACATTGGCGAGGAGGGTGCGACGTTAGTCAAAATTCCATTATTAATTAATACTCTGTTAGCATCAAATTCCACGTGCTTCACATGCATGATTAAATACTATTTTATGTGTGTTTTCTCCATTTAGTCGTTCCTCCGGTGCGCGTTTGTGTGAACAAGAAAAATTACAActtatatttttcttaattttttaagCGTAcccccaaaattcaactagtagTGATGACATCTAATGCAATCTATTAGTTAAACCAATTAATAATAAATCAGTTCAAATGATATTTATTAAGAGAgaaaatgataatacaactgaattattatacaaagaatttcccaatgactggtagtacaaatcatgagtttttaagatttagatttttacaAGACTGAACTTAAATAATTACAACATAtgttgaaatgtaaatgaacataACTCGAATCTgatgctaccaaggacaagtgatactcataactggaatgcaggtacatcttcagatccagctcccgccgTACGCAACAAcctcaacatccaacatctgcacgcaaggtgcagaagtatagtatgagtacaaccgactccatgtactcaataagtaacaaacctaaccttaggttgaaagtagtgacgagctgggacaatggtcagagtccaactccaataaccagtaacagttcataacaatataataaagatggtaTAAGAAAtagctcagctcgttcacaattaCGAAAAATAGGCAtatttttcaagtataacagcaaatctcaaatctttcaccgaaaacaccaaaaatatgagtaagtttgaaaacagtaattttttccaaaaactttcaacaacaatTAAGAAGtctcattatcagatggcatgaggaaagtacatctctatgcctacatgacaatgtgcatgtgaatgtcataaatgtcacaaaaatGTGTAACATGAGGGAATGCATCTATATGCATGTGTGCCAAGtatacatgtcaatgcaatgcacCACAGTGATGAACTTATATacccacactctcagagtacttaaATCTCAGTGTCTCACACTCTCACTCATCACGCCCAATCACTCAACACACTcggtcactcagcactgtacgacATCTGCTGCGGTGCACAAcctgatcccatcatgaatcaatagaacccgcactcactgtgggtgtgcagactccggaggggccaatccagcccaaacgatataataagccaaatcctggcatgaatcaataaagcctgatccgcacagacaactcacgtactgtacgaataactcacgtgccatagtatcaatatctggatctgcgcggtcaactcatgtgctgcacggataacttacgtgttatagtatcattatctggatccgcacggataactcacgtgctacagtatcaatatttggattcgaacgaacaactcatgtgctataatatcaatatttggatccgcacggacaactcatgtgctgcacagataactcacgtgctatagtatcaatatcctcataatcagtccctcagcctcactcagtcatcaacctctccagtctctcgggctcacaatgtcatgaaaaatcagcccaaaatgatgatgagatgtatcaataaattgtatcagagactgatatatgatatgcaaaggaatgcgtatgactgagtacgtaattgcaatgtaaacaaataactcaacaacataaATGACCTCACTGGCCCCCCAACaagataagcatatagcctagacatgatttctagcattaATTACAGCTCGAGTGCCCTAACACATAGAGTTCAGTAAAAATATTCtgataagatagctacacagttccatggaatcgagtaaatcacaattcacacagtgcacgcccacacgcccatcacctagcatgcgcgtcacctcgacatcaatcacataacacgtaattcgagattttataccctcagcactaagtttagaagtgttacttatctcgaacaagcaGGTGCGCCTCTTCCTACACATCTGTGATGATCCCCAGCCAAGccttccttcgcttctgcgaccaactgTCCGCATCTGCGTCCCATTCTACCCTagatgcggaaacaccagaaTCAGCAGCCTTAGCCAAATGCAACAAGTGACGAAATGGTCCGAACCTCATTAGAAACTctcccgagcccctcaggaccccgtccgaatataccaacaagtaccatgacataacacggacctactcgaggcctcaaatcacgtataacaacattgaaataacgaatcgcacctcaaatcaaaagtAATGAACTTagaacttttaacttccaaaactcgcgtcgaaacatatccaatcaactcggaatgaactcaaattttgcacacaagtctcaaatgatataacgaaactatttcaattcccggaaccacaatcaaAATCCGATAtctacaaagtcaactctcggtcaaacttatgaactttccaatccttcaaatttctaaattttcgccaattagtgccgaatccttctaaaaatatttaaatacaaattcgggcatacgtttgagtctaaaattaccatccggacctaacagaacaaTCAAAACTTCATTTCGAGGTCAAAtttataaaagtcaaacttaaccacctcttccaacttaaagcttcaatcatgaaatttattcttccaaatcgattccgaataacatGAACACCAAAATCGaagattcacacaagtcataatacatcatatggagctactcatgccttcaaactaccgagcaaagtgcaaattctcgaaacgactggtcgggttatTATACGTACACATAATCAGTGTAAATAAAATCTGCGAGAATAAAATACGTTAATTGTATAAATATTAGTTTTATTTTGTCAATATGTAAAATTTAAATTCTTATCAATTACTCCCTATGTTTCTTATATGTgacatattttctttttaatcaattttaaaaaaaaattatttgaaaactTTTTATAGTAtctttatttgattttaacaATGACCCATAGAGATCCACTTGTTATAAAATTTCAATCTTTTATATTAGGAGAGTGCATATATTATTTAGGAAAAATATATAAGTTGCATCCAATAGTTGCCCAAAAAATTCACTTACTGTATGTGGTAAAATTGGTTAGTAACAGTTGAACGAATGAGAATGTGACACATGGAGCTAAAGACAGGTAAGATGTGAGTCAGCAAGTAGTTGATACCAGTTGCAAGTATGTGACTAGTGCTGAGTGAATTCCGAAGGCAGGATAACCGATAACAAGGATTTGAAGGATCGATATCGGATAACATTCAATAAACAACCGTTATAGAGAATATCTACATTTATAGCCAACCGTTAATGTAGCCATCAATGACGGTTTTATTCTCATTAAAGAGGAGCTTGATTTGAGGATCTTGTCTCCCTAAATAAATCTATAAATAGGAGAATTAGTATCTATTGTACGACACGAAACATTCTGTATACAAAAACTTGAATCAACTCTCATTCTATAACATTTTTCTTTTACCTTGTTCTTAATATTGTTCTCATTGTTGCTACCAGAGAAGCTAAATTCATAGCAAGGCTTGTATTTACTTTAAGTTTGTTTTATAATCTTATTTTTGTTACTGTTTATTTCATATTCCTGGGTCAAATTAATTCACGTGTCTATAAACCAtgttacaaattcaactgtaccattttacgggtaagcACATACACGCTTAACCTTTACAAGCTGCCTATTAACATCATATTCTTAATTTTAGTAAAACTAATACCATCCCAAAATATAATGTGggaaaaaatttaaatataagagaaaatgagctagacatgtttgaagcctaaaagataaattaaatgtCGCCCATCTTCTTCATTTTTACTTCATTATTTTTACCATCTTTAACAAGCGAGCTCCTCTTTTCATATTCTCGTCTTCAAAATTCGAGTCTGAAATCAAAGTAATGTGCAATTTGAAGCGATaaaagtaattttaaaaaaaaaggcatTTGTATGGAGAAAGACACAAAGGCAAGACACAAAGGCACATTCTAGTAGTATGGAGCAAGACACAAAGGCATTTGTGCAGAAGTATGATAAATGTCAGCGTCATGCACAGTTAGTGCATCAACCAGCGGAACTTTTGTATTTGGTGGtgtcaccttggccattcatgaaatgggggatggacatagtcGGTCCTTTATCACAATGACCTAGTAAGGTaaaatttcttttggttttaactaattattttactaaatgggttaaAGCGGGTGCTTACCAAAAGATCGGAGAACGAGAAGTCGTCGATTTTATATTGGATCATATCGTTTGTcggtttggaataccaaaagaaaTCACTTGTGACAATGGTCCACAATTTATAGGTTTCAATGTCACAAAGGTTTTGAAAGGATTGAAGATCAAACGAATTACATATTCACCATACCACCCAAGTGCTAACAGACAGGcggaatcaacgaacaaagtAATAATCCAAAACCTTAAAAAGAAGTTAGAAGATGCTAAAGGCAAGTTGTTAGATGAGCTATCAGGTGTTTTGTGGACATATCGGACCATGACGAAGTCAAGCATGGGTGAAACACCTTTCTCACTAGTATACGTTTCTGAAGCTTTGATTCCGGTGGAGGTGGGGGAACCGACCCTAAGGTATTCCCGAGAAAATGAGGAGACAAACAATAAAGAATTGTTGGTTAAAATCGATTTGCTTGAAGAGCACCAGAATCTAGCATATGTGAGGATGGTGGTACAAAAGCAAAGAGCGAAAATGTATTACAACCGTAGAGCAAATCTTCAATCCTTCAAAGTTGGGGATTTGGTTTTGAGGAAGGTAACTCAAAGTACTCGAAATGTTAACATCGGGAAGCTGGGATCAACATGGGAAGCACCTTATCGGGTTTCAGCTATAACCGATAAAGGTTCATATCAGTTGGAAAATCAAGATGGGGTTAAATTgtcaagcaattggaacgtgacttacctc
The nucleotide sequence above comes from Nicotiana tabacum cultivar K326 chromosome 12, ASM71507v2, whole genome shotgun sequence. Encoded proteins:
- the LOC142167302 gene encoding uncharacterized protein LOC142167302, with the protein product MELKTAGAYQKIGEREVVDFILDHIVCRFGIPKEITCDNGPQFIGFNVTKVLKGLKIKRITYSPYHPSANRQAESTNKVIIQNLKKKLEDAKGKLLDELSGVLWTYRTMTKSSMGETPFSLVYVSEALIPVEVGEPTLRYSRENEETNNKELLVKIDLLEEHQNLAYVRMVVQKQRAKMYYNRRANLQSFKVGDLVLRKVTQSTRNVNIGKLGSTWEAPYRVSAITDKGSYQLENQDGVKLSSNWNVTYLKRYYC